A window of Esox lucius isolate fEsoLuc1 chromosome 18, fEsoLuc1.pri, whole genome shotgun sequence contains these coding sequences:
- the cd164 gene encoding sialomucin core protein 24 isoform X3, translating to MYIKVVYVIVGLVLVGTTTAADAEDGCHGRDCQDCGGDCRWMNCNISAIPSCFNSTAQNQSECVIETCSGNSSTTTPANVTTTNSSVPVPVTTSSSVTAPVTALPVGPSPAPHKNSTFDAASFIGGIVLVLGLQAVVFFLYKFCKSKDRNYHTL from the exons ATGTACATAAAAGTTGTATATGTTATTGTTGGCCTTGTCTTGGTTGGTACAACAACAGCTGCAGACGCAG AGGATGGATGTCATGGACGTGATTGTCAAGATTGCGGTGGTGACTGTCGATGGATGAATTGCAATA TTTCGGCCATTCCCTCCTGCTTCAACAGTACTGCTCAAAACCAGTCGGAGTGCGTAATTGAAACCTGCTCAG GTAATTCTAGCACTACAACCCCAGCAAACGTCACCACCACCAACAGCAGTGTCCCAGTCCCCGTCACAACGTCTTCAA GCGTTACCGCCCCCGTCACAGCATTACCGGTGGGGCCCTCTCCTGCACCTCATAAGAATTCAACATTCGACGCAGCGAGCTTCATCGGTGGCATTGTGCTTGTCCTGGGCCTTCAGGCCGTGGTCTTCTTCCTCTACAAGTTCTGCAAGTCTAAGGACCGCAACTACCACACCCTTTAA
- the cd164 gene encoding sialomucin core protein 24 isoform X1: MYIKVVYVIVGLVLVGTTTAADAEDGCHGRDCQDCGGDCRWMNCNISAIPSCFNSTAQNQSECVIETCSVSSTVPTLHSDQTSIPSSLVPPHSSFNPSPTGNPTKSSTPGPEPTTTGNSSTTTPANVTTTNSSVPVPVTTSSSVTAPVTALPVGPSPAPHKNSTFDAASFIGGIVLVLGLQAVVFFLYKFCKSKDRNYHTL; encoded by the exons ATGTACATAAAAGTTGTATATGTTATTGTTGGCCTTGTCTTGGTTGGTACAACAACAGCTGCAGACGCAG AGGATGGATGTCATGGACGTGATTGTCAAGATTGCGGTGGTGACTGTCGATGGATGAATTGCAATA TTTCGGCCATTCCCTCCTGCTTCAACAGTACTGCTCAAAACCAGTCGGAGTGCGTAATTGAAACCTGCTCAG TGAGTTCTACGGTTCCAACTCTGCATTCTGACCAAACTAGCATCCCATCCAGCTTGGTCCCCCCTCATTCCTCATTTAACCCCTCCCCTACAGGCAACCCAACTAAAAGCAGCACTCCTGGGCCTGAGCCCACCACCACAG GTAATTCTAGCACTACAACCCCAGCAAACGTCACCACCACCAACAGCAGTGTCCCAGTCCCCGTCACAACGTCTTCAA GCGTTACCGCCCCCGTCACAGCATTACCGGTGGGGCCCTCTCCTGCACCTCATAAGAATTCAACATTCGACGCAGCGAGCTTCATCGGTGGCATTGTGCTTGTCCTGGGCCTTCAGGCCGTGGTCTTCTTCCTCTACAAGTTCTGCAAGTCTAAGGACCGCAACTACCACACCCTTTAA
- the cd164 gene encoding sialomucin core protein 24 isoform X2, with product MYIKVVYVIVGLVLVGTTTAADAEDGCHGRDCQDCGGDCRWMNCNISAIPSCFNSTAQNQSECVIETCSGNPTKSSTPGPEPTTTGNSSTTTPANVTTTNSSVPVPVTTSSSVTAPVTALPVGPSPAPHKNSTFDAASFIGGIVLVLGLQAVVFFLYKFCKSKDRNYHTL from the exons ATGTACATAAAAGTTGTATATGTTATTGTTGGCCTTGTCTTGGTTGGTACAACAACAGCTGCAGACGCAG AGGATGGATGTCATGGACGTGATTGTCAAGATTGCGGTGGTGACTGTCGATGGATGAATTGCAATA TTTCGGCCATTCCCTCCTGCTTCAACAGTACTGCTCAAAACCAGTCGGAGTGCGTAATTGAAACCTGCTCAG GCAACCCAACTAAAAGCAGCACTCCTGGGCCTGAGCCCACCACCACAG GTAATTCTAGCACTACAACCCCAGCAAACGTCACCACCACCAACAGCAGTGTCCCAGTCCCCGTCACAACGTCTTCAA GCGTTACCGCCCCCGTCACAGCATTACCGGTGGGGCCCTCTCCTGCACCTCATAAGAATTCAACATTCGACGCAGCGAGCTTCATCGGTGGCATTGTGCTTGTCCTGGGCCTTCAGGCCGTGGTCTTCTTCCTCTACAAGTTCTGCAAGTCTAAGGACCGCAACTACCACACCCTTTAA